The segment CTACCTGAAGATCAAAGCGTTGCGATCCTGGACGCAGGTTGTGGCGATGGTCGGTACAGTCAGTACCTGCGTTCGCGGGGTTATGCCAACATTATGGCGGTAGATTTGTTTGCCAAGTCACCGGTGGATGATCTACCATATCGCTCCGCAAGTATCGACGCACTGCCCTTTGAGAATGAGTCGTTTGATGTCGTGTTTTCAAATTCTGTCGTATATTATGCCGATCCGCCGGGGAGAGCATTAGCCGAATTCGCGCGTGTTTTGAAGCCGGGAGGGACGCTCATGTTCACGGCGCATACGAAGTGGTCCTTATTCACTCTGCAAAGGGTGATCAAGCGAGACGTTCTAAAAAGTAAAGCGGTGTCGCATTTGACCGGTGTCAAATTTTATTCTGCCGAGTATTATAATAGAGCTTTGCGAGCACAGGGGTTTGAGGTGTGCTTGAGAGATGGATGGCGATGTTCATTCCTAGCATATCCGACTTATCTATATGCATCGGCTATTCTGAATAAAGTTGCGGGCTTTCGACTGCCTGAGATTCGGCCATTTATGAGCAGAGCAAGGTGGATCGGTAAGTTGAAGAGTGAATTCGCCTACCATTCGGTATTTATCGCCAAGAAGCCTTAGCTAAGTGAGGAATGCCACCACTTTTCTTGTCATGGATGTTACCTGCTGTCGCAACGATATGCTTGAGACTAACGTTGATACTAAGTTTGACCGAAGCGACGCGTTCGGCAGCAATGCGCTACTTCAATCTTCCACGTTTCGCCTGCAAGTTATTGAAGACAACGCCGAAGTTCATAGAAATATGCACATGTTCATGAAGTGGTGCATTGCGGAGGCGGAGGCGGGCAAGAAGTTAGTTGACGACGCAAGCCACAATCTGGGGAGCGTTCGTTAGTGCTCGTAATCGCGTCATCAAACGCTGGGTCGCCCAATGTTTTGTACGCTGCCAGCCGAGTTTTCGACGAGGCTTTAGGTCTACCGTGGAGAGCGGAAGCAGCAGAGATACCAGACTTTCGAATCAGGCTTGAGGGTGCAACTGGTGAAGTCCGTCTACCGGATGTTTTCTTTCGACGAGCCGAAGCCGATTGGCTGAGCCCTGATAGTCTTCCCGTGGAGCCGCTTCAGAAGTGGGACAGTCGTGAAATCACGTCCGAGATTTCGCTAGTGCACCCCGTCGTTCCGGTGATATTCGGTGCACCACATCCTCAGACGCAGGTAAATTCAGAATGCATCACGCTGCCAATTGATATCCTTGGCTCAACTTTCTTCATGTTATCCCGTTACGAGGAGGCGGTCCTCGCGGATCGTGATGAACACGATCGGTTTCCGGCAACGGCATCGTTGGCCTACCAGGCTGGTTTTTTAGATCGCCCAATCATCGACGAATACATCGAAATCCTCTGGGAGGCAATGAAGCGGCTGTGGCCGGGGCTTAAGCGGAAGCCCAGAAGTCGCACAATCCGGGTAACTTGTGATGTTGATAGTCCATACGCTGTGGATTATTCCGGACGCTCCATGGTGCGTGGGCTGGTCAATGATTTGGTTAAGCAAAAAACTCCTGGCCTGGCACTTCAAAACCTATACACACGCTTAAGAGCGCTGTGCGGCAATTTTTCGGGCGATCCCCATTTGGAGAAGATCCAGTGGATGATGGATGAAAACGAGCGGGCGGGCAACCGTGTAGCATTCTACTTTCTGACCGACTGCAAGTATCCGGGACTGGACGGACGATATCGCATCGGCCAGCCAGTGATCCGCAAGCTCTTACGGCAGATATATGATCGAGGTCATGAAATCGGTCTGCATCCCAGTTACGCCACCTATCTGAATTCCCAACAGACCACACACGAAGCAGAATTATTGCGCCGTACACTTGAGGAGGAGGGAATTCCATCAGCAGGACTTGGAGGACGCCAACATTACCTGCGTTGGCGCACTCCGACCACCGCCCGCAACTGGGAAATGGCTGACATGGCCTATGATTCGACGTTATCGTATGCCGACCGAGCCGGGTTCCGCTGTGGCACCAGTCGCGAGTTTACAATGTACGATGTCGAGCAACGTCGGCCAATGAAGCTCAAGCAGCGCCCGCTGATACTTATGGAATGCTCGGTGATCGCGGAGCGGTACATGGCGCTGGGCTATACCGATGAAGCCTTAGCATACATGCGGTCATTGAAGGAGCGAGCCCTGTCGATCGGTGGCGAATTCACTTTGCTGTGGCACAATTCGTTTTTCTTGAATCCGGCAGCAGATTGCTTTTACCAGGATATGATTCAGTGATTACCGGAATGACATGTTAGTTGCCACGATCATCGGCGCGCGCCCTCAGTTCATTAAAGCGGCTGTAGTGTCGCGCGCCATTGCTGTGTACTCAGGCCAACATCCAAGTGCCTTGCGTGAGGTTATCATCCACACTGGGCAGCACTTTGACGCCAATATGTCGGATGTGTTTTTCGACGAACTGGATATTCCTCGCCCAGACCATCACTTGGGTATCGGTGGTGGAAGTCACGGTCAAAATACCGGTCGTATGATCGAAGCCCTCGAGGCGATTCTAATCCAGCAGCGCCCCAACTGGGTATTGATCTACGGCGATACCGACTCGACGTTGGCTGGGGCCTTGGCTGCGGTCAAGTTACACATACCGGTGGCGCATGTGGAAGCCGGCCTACGCAGCTTCAATCGACGTATGCCGGAAGAGATCAATCGCGTCCTGGCAGACCATGCCTCCGACTTGCTGCTCACTCCCACAGACACCGCTACACGGAATTTGGTTGGTGAAGGTCTCAGCGGAGACAAGGTGCTGCAAGTTGGCGATGTGATGTATGACGCGGCACTCTACTATGGTCAAAGGGCACAGAAGACGAGCCGCATCATAGGACAACTTGAACTACAAGAACACCGATTCATCCTGGCCACAATCCATCGCGCTGAAAATACGGACGACCGCAATCATCTAGGCGAGATTTTATCCGGGCTGAGTACGAGTACGCTGCCTGTTGTACTACCCATTCATCCGCGCACTCGCAAGCGGCTGACCGATTTTGGAATAGCCCTGCCAGAAAACATTAAATTGATCGATCCTGTCGGCTACCTAGACATGGTGCGACTGGAGTGCTCGGCTGCACTGATCGTTACCGACAGCGGCGGAGTCCAAAAAGAGGCCTTCTTCCATCGCGTGCCCTGCGTGACGGTCCGCAATGAAACCGAGTGGGTGGAGACTGTCGCGTCAGGCTGGAATCGACTGACCGGTGCTAACGGCCAGAGAATTGCCAAGGCACTAGTAGATTTTGCGGCACCGACGGAAGTGTCTCACAACTTTTATGGCCATGGGGATGCAGGCGGTAGTATTGTTCGCTGCTTGATTGAACGTAACCGTGCGGGCCAGTCAGCGTCCTAATGCAAACCAGCCCTGCAGAACAGCCCCAGACACTGCGTCTGCTGCTGGTGGCCTATCCGTTTCCGCCTTCACCGGCTATCGGGGCGGTGCGTGCCTGGGCAATGGCTAAGTACTTGTCGCGACTTGGTTGGCAAGTCACCGTACTGACACCGCGTCCAGCAGACTCCATGGGAGCAGACGCCATACAGGCGGCAGACGAGCAATGTCAGCGCGAGAATATTCATCGACTATTTGCCGGTCACCAGTTTTGGCCACCCACTCAGTCGTGGACTAAACAGCCTGGGCGATGGGGAAGCTATTTACTCCAAAGACTCTTGTCGAAACTCCTTGGACCATTCGGACTTAATCCAACGGAAATGTGGTGGCTGGCCTGCCGTCGGTCGCTCGGTCGAATTTGCCAAGGCAGCTTTGACGTGGTGCTGACTACCGGATCGCCCTTCTACCCGTTTCAAGCTGTGCAGCATTTTGCAGCCAAGCACAAGATTCCGTTCGTCTTGGACTACCGAGACCCCTGGACGGCCAACAATTTGACCCCCACGAAAATTCAGCGATCCTTGCGGCGACTTGAGAATCGAGTTGTTGCCGACGCTGCAGAAGTTGT is part of the Pirellulaceae bacterium genome and harbors:
- a CDS encoding class I SAM-dependent methyltransferase, translated to MVDESIDREQIKSIYQEWFRQPTLLSAHDAQLQYLLAILPEDQSVAILDAGCGDGRYSQYLRSRGYANIMAVDLFAKSPVDDLPYRSASIDALPFENESFDVVFSNSVVYYADPPGRALAEFARVLKPGGTLMFTAHTKWSLFTLQRVIKRDVLKSKAVSHLTGVKFYSAEYYNRALRAQGFEVCLRDGWRCSFLAYPTYLYASAILNKVAGFRLPEIRPFMSRARWIGKLKSEFAYHSVFIAKKP
- a CDS encoding polysaccharide deacetylase family protein codes for the protein MLVIASSNAGSPNVLYAASRVFDEALGLPWRAEAAEIPDFRIRLEGATGEVRLPDVFFRRAEADWLSPDSLPVEPLQKWDSREITSEISLVHPVVPVIFGAPHPQTQVNSECITLPIDILGSTFFMLSRYEEAVLADRDEHDRFPATASLAYQAGFLDRPIIDEYIEILWEAMKRLWPGLKRKPRSRTIRVTCDVDSPYAVDYSGRSMVRGLVNDLVKQKTPGLALQNLYTRLRALCGNFSGDPHLEKIQWMMDENERAGNRVAFYFLTDCKYPGLDGRYRIGQPVIRKLLRQIYDRGHEIGLHPSYATYLNSQQTTHEAELLRRTLEEEGIPSAGLGGRQHYLRWRTPTTARNWEMADMAYDSTLSYADRAGFRCGTSREFTMYDVEQRRPMKLKQRPLILMECSVIAERYMALGYTDEALAYMRSLKERALSIGGEFTLLWHNSFFLNPAADCFYQDMIQ
- the wecB gene encoding UDP-N-acetylglucosamine 2-epimerase (non-hydrolyzing); amino-acid sequence: MLVATIIGARPQFIKAAVVSRAIAVYSGQHPSALREVIIHTGQHFDANMSDVFFDELDIPRPDHHLGIGGGSHGQNTGRMIEALEAILIQQRPNWVLIYGDTDSTLAGALAAVKLHIPVAHVEAGLRSFNRRMPEEINRVLADHASDLLLTPTDTATRNLVGEGLSGDKVLQVGDVMYDAALYYGQRAQKTSRIIGQLELQEHRFILATIHRAENTDDRNHLGEILSGLSTSTLPVVLPIHPRTRKRLTDFGIALPENIKLIDPVGYLDMVRLECSAALIVTDSGGVQKEAFFHRVPCVTVRNETEWVETVASGWNRLTGANGQRIAKALVDFAAPTEVSHNFYGHGDAGGSIVRCLIERNRAGQSAS